From Acidimicrobiales bacterium:
AGGCCGGCCCAGGCGGCCGGGGCCGATGACAACAGGCCCGGCCCCGGAGGCCCGGCCCGGGGGAAACAGCCCGGTCTCGGGCGTCATCGAGGCCGCGACGTGCGCCCGATACCGGTACGATCCGGACGTCGACTGACCCCAGGAGCAGCAGTGCCCGCTGAGACCCATGTCGAGAAAGGCCCGTTCGACCGTCGCCAGGTCTTCGAGATGATCCGCGACCAGCTCGCCGACATCCTGGAGATCGATCCCGCCTCCGTCAGCGAGGGGGCCTCGTTCTCCGAGGACCTCAACGCCGACTCGCTCGCCCTCATCGAGCTGGTCGAGGGCCTGGAGGAGGAGCTGGGGGAGCGGACGGTCGGGTTCCGGGTCGAGGACGAGGACCTCGAGGACCTCAAGACCGTCCGAGACGCCGTCGACTACGTAGTCGCCAAGCTCGAGGCCACCTGAGCTGCGCGAGCCGCCGGGACTGCGTCGTGTCGAGCTGGATGCACTGGCGCGACGGCTGGGACAGGAGCCGGGAGAGGTCGAGCTGCTCCAGCAGGCCATGGCCCACCGGTCGTGGTGCGCGGAAACCACGGGTGAGGCCTCGAACGAGCGCCTGGAGTTCCTAGGGGACTCGGTGCTGGGCCTCCTCGTCACCGACCACATCTTCCAGGCCTACCCGGACCTGCCCGAGGGGGAGCTAGCAAAGGTCCGGGCCTCGGTCGTCAACGCCGAGGTGCTGGCCGACCTGGCCGCGTCCCTCGACCTGGGGTCGGGTCTACTGCTCGGCAAGGGAGAGGACGCCTCGGGAGGACGCGAGAAGCCGTCCATCCTCGCCGACGCCTTCGAGGCCGTCATCGGCGCCATCTACCTCGAGCTCGGCCTGGACAGGACCGGTGAGCTGGTCATGCAGCTGCTCGGCGAGCGCATCAGGGAGGCGGCCGCCGGTCCTGGCGGCCAGGACTACAAGACGCGCCTCCAGGAGTTGGCCGCCCGACAGGCCGAGACCCTGCCCCGCTACGCGGTCGAGGAACAGGGTCCCGACCACGCCAAGCGCTTCCGGGCCAGCGTGCACGTCGGCGGTCGGCTGCTCGGGCGCGGCGAGGGCCGATCCAAGAAGCAGGCCGAGCAGGCCGCGGCCCGGATGGCGTGGGCCGATCTGTCCGGCACACCACGCCCGCCACCAGATGCGGCCGAGCTGCCATCGGTCGGGTCGGGTGGGCGGCGCGACGAGCGTGCCTGAGCTCCCAGAGGTCGAGACCATCCGCCGTGATCTCGACGGCGCGGTGGTCGGCAAGCGAATCAAGTCGGTACAGGTGAAGGGTCGACGCTCGATCCGCAGGCATCGGGGCCCGGCCGAGTTCAGGGGCAGGCTCGAGGGCCAGAAGATCACCGGCGTCAGACGACGGGGCAAGTACCTCCTGCTGTGCCTGGACGACGGCGACGTGCTCGTCGTCCACCTGGGGATGAGCGGCCAGCTGCTCCGGCCCAGCAGCGCCCGGGAGGTGGCCGCCCGTCACACCCACGTCTCCATCACCTTCACGAAGGGCGGCGAGCTTCGCTTCGTGGATCCCAGGACTTTCGGCGAGATGTTCGTCGCCGCCGAGCCCGTCGTCGCCCAGGAGGTGCCCGAGCTCGGTCACTTGGGCTTCGATCCCCTGCACGATGTGATGAGCTGGGTGCAGTTCGGAGACCTGCTGCGCGCTCGCAAGACCAAGCTGAAGCCGCTCCTGATGGATCAGCGGTTCGTGGCCGGCATCGGCAACATCTACTCCGACGAGATCCTGTTCTCCGCCGGCCTCCGCCACGACCGTGGCTCGGAGACGCTGTCGTCTGAGGAGATTCGTCGGCTGTATCGGGCGATGGTCGAGGTGCTCTCCGACGCCGTGCGACACCGCGGCTCCTCGCTCGCGGACCAGCAGTACCGGGACCTGTTCGGCAGGCCGGGCGACTTCCAAAGCCATCATCAGGTGTACGACCGGGAGGGCCAGTCATGCCCGCGCTGCCATCGCCGCATCACGAGGATCAGGCTGGGGGGGCGTTCGTCGTTCCTGTGCGAAGGGTGCCAGGTCTGAGGCGGGCGAAGTCGATGACCGCCCTGGTCGGCGGGGATACCCGAAGCAGGCCAGACACCCCGGTAACGTGATCGCGCTGTGTTCTTGAAGGCGCTCACGCTCAAGGGCTTCAAGTCCTTCGCCGAGTCGACGACGCTCGAGCTCGAGCCCGGGGTCACCGTCGTCGTGGGTCCCAACGGCAGCGGCAAGTCGAACGTCGTCGACGCCGTGGCGTGGGTGCTCGGGGCCCAGGGGCCGAGGACCGTCCGCTCGGCCCGGATGGACGACGTCATCTTCGCCGGATCGGCGAAGCGCCCGGCGCTGGGACGGGCCGAGGTCTCCCTCACGATCGACAACAGCTCGGGTCTCCTCCCAGTCGAGTCGTCGGAGATCACCCTGAGCCGCACCCTGTTCCGTTCCGGCGACAGCGAGTACGCCATCAACGGCGTCCCGTGCCGGCTCCTCGACGTCCAGGAGCTCCTGTCCGACTCCGGCGTGGGCCGCCAGCAGCACGTCATCGTGAGCCAGGGCCAGCTCGACGCCGTGCTGAA
This genomic window contains:
- a CDS encoding phosphopantetheine-binding protein, giving the protein MPAETHVEKGPFDRRQVFEMIRDQLADILEIDPASVSEGASFSEDLNADSLALIELVEGLEEELGERTVGFRVEDEDLEDLKTVRDAVDYVVAKLEAT
- the rnc gene encoding ribonuclease III, which gives rise to MGQEPGEVELLQQAMAHRSWCAETTGEASNERLEFLGDSVLGLLVTDHIFQAYPDLPEGELAKVRASVVNAEVLADLAASLDLGSGLLLGKGEDASGGREKPSILADAFEAVIGAIYLELGLDRTGELVMQLLGERIREAAAGPGGQDYKTRLQELAARQAETLPRYAVEEQGPDHAKRFRASVHVGGRLLGRGEGRSKKQAEQAAARMAWADLSGTPRPPPDAAELPSVGSGGRRDERA
- the mutM gene encoding bifunctional DNA-formamidopyrimidine glycosylase/DNA-(apurinic or apyrimidinic site) lyase — translated: MPELPEVETIRRDLDGAVVGKRIKSVQVKGRRSIRRHRGPAEFRGRLEGQKITGVRRRGKYLLLCLDDGDVLVVHLGMSGQLLRPSSAREVAARHTHVSITFTKGGELRFVDPRTFGEMFVAAEPVVAQEVPELGHLGFDPLHDVMSWVQFGDLLRARKTKLKPLLMDQRFVAGIGNIYSDEILFSAGLRHDRGSETLSSEEIRRLYRAMVEVLSDAVRHRGSSLADQQYRDLFGRPGDFQSHHQVYDREGQSCPRCHRRITRIRLGGRSSFLCEGCQV